In Luteimonas sp. MC1750, the following proteins share a genomic window:
- a CDS encoding LysR substrate-binding domain-containing protein, translated as MNLRDLGYFVALADHLHFGRAAAASFVSQPTLSTQIRKLEEELGVALVERAPRNVMLTPAGREVATRARRVMADIEQMREAARRSQDPEAGTVRLGLFPTLGPYLLPHVVPAIRKRFPELELLLVEEKSDVLLDRLQQGRLDAALLALPVGDDQLEVEFLFEEPFVLAVPEAHPLAGRGRISLGDLVDERLLLLADGHCLRDQALDVCHLAGAGEKGEFQATSLETLRQMVAANVGVTLLPSLAVKPPVARSDNIRLVDFHAPAPSRRIAMVWRRSTAMAGFLHELADVLRGLPAGLLEPHVSESTATAHVPGAPGL; from the coding sequence ATGAACCTGCGCGACCTGGGCTACTTCGTCGCCCTCGCCGACCACCTGCACTTCGGCAGGGCGGCGGCGGCGAGCTTCGTCAGCCAGCCCACGCTGTCGACCCAGATCCGCAAGCTGGAGGAGGAGCTGGGCGTGGCGCTGGTGGAACGGGCGCCGCGCAACGTGATGCTCACGCCCGCCGGGCGCGAAGTCGCGACGCGCGCTCGGCGGGTCATGGCCGACATCGAGCAGATGCGCGAGGCCGCCCGGCGCAGCCAGGACCCCGAGGCCGGCACCGTCCGCCTGGGCCTGTTCCCGACCCTCGGCCCCTACCTGCTCCCGCACGTGGTGCCGGCGATCCGGAAGCGGTTCCCGGAGCTCGAGCTGCTGCTGGTGGAGGAGAAGAGCGATGTCCTGCTCGATCGCCTGCAGCAGGGCCGGCTCGATGCCGCTCTCCTCGCGCTGCCGGTAGGCGACGACCAGCTCGAGGTCGAGTTCCTGTTCGAGGAGCCCTTCGTGCTCGCGGTGCCCGAGGCGCACCCGCTCGCCGGCCGCGGCCGCATCTCGCTGGGCGACCTGGTCGACGAGCGCCTGCTCCTGCTCGCCGACGGCCACTGCCTGCGCGACCAGGCGCTGGACGTCTGCCATCTCGCCGGCGCCGGCGAGAAGGGCGAGTTCCAGGCCACCAGCCTGGAGACCCTGCGCCAGATGGTCGCCGCCAACGTCGGCGTGACCCTGCTGCCTTCGCTGGCGGTGAAGCCGCCGGTGGCGCGCTCGGACAACATCCGGCTGGTCGACTTCCACGCGCCGGCGCCCAGCCGGCGCATCGCCATGGTCTGGCGCCGCAGCACGGCGATGGCCGGCTTCCTGCACGAACTCGCCGACGTGCTCCGCGGGCTGCCGGCCGGGCTGCTGGAGCCGCACGTGTCCGAATCCACCGCGACGGCCCACGTCCCGGGCGCCCCCGGCCTGTAG
- the msrA gene encoding peptide-methionine (S)-S-oxide reductase MsrA, translating into MPGQATSWKAGPREASTMNTVHHVHGRPLRGVFSGAERVQFGMGCFWGAERLFWTLPGVETTAVGYAGGDADAPTYREVCSGRTGHAEVVLVVYDPERVDFATLLSRFWEGHDPTQGMRQGNDVGSQYRSVIHCDTGAQHRAAVASRDAYQQRLADAGHGPITTQIVYPAPAFHYAEDEHQQYLSKNPRGYCGLGGTGVSCQVGVAS; encoded by the coding sequence GTGCCGGGGCAGGCCACATCATGGAAGGCCGGTCCGCGCGAGGCGTCAACGATGAACACCGTCCACCATGTCCATGGCCGCCCCCTGCGCGGCGTGTTTTCCGGCGCGGAGCGCGTGCAGTTCGGGATGGGCTGCTTCTGGGGTGCGGAGCGGCTGTTCTGGACCCTGCCGGGCGTGGAGACCACGGCCGTCGGCTATGCCGGCGGTGACGCCGACGCGCCCACCTACCGCGAGGTGTGCAGCGGACGTACCGGCCACGCCGAAGTGGTGCTGGTGGTCTACGACCCGGAGCGGGTCGACTTCGCGACCCTGCTGTCACGCTTCTGGGAGGGCCACGACCCGACCCAGGGCATGCGCCAGGGCAACGACGTCGGCAGCCAGTACCGTTCGGTGATCCACTGCGACACCGGGGCGCAGCACCGCGCCGCCGTGGCCAGTCGCGACGCCTACCAGCAGCGCCTTGCCGACGCAGGCCACGGGCCGATCACCACCCAGATCGTGTATCCGGCGCCCGCCTTCCACTACGCGGAGGACGAGCACCAGCAATACCTGTCGAAGAATCCCCGCGGCTACTGCGGCCTGGGCGGCACCGGGGTGAGTTGCCAGGTGGGCGTCGCCAGCTGA